DNA sequence from the Coffea arabica cultivar ET-39 chromosome 11c, Coffea Arabica ET-39 HiFi, whole genome shotgun sequence genome:
TAATTGTGATTGTGTGAATTTATATGGTAAGTTAGATGTAATTTAGGTACATTAACAAATATCCACCTAGATGGGAACCTTCACAAAAATCCCAAGGCATTGTTGTTTTGAGAGAAGGGCAGGGAAAGGAAAGCAAACGGAAATGGAGGGataaagtttttaaattttggattagtttttgaggagagaaagaaaaggatttGGAGGGAAAGGGAGGGAtaaaattagttattttttatcaaCCTGTTTCATGTCCAAATGTGGGCAAAACAAAGGGAAACGACAccaaattaatgaaaatttcaaaatgttCTAAAAACCTATCATGtatttataaattaaattttaaattatggaaaaaaatataattgatGCATGatagttttctttcctttcctctcgTAATCCAAACAAAATAGACAGACTTAGATTTCTTCTActcccctttcttttcttttccactaGAGTCttctcctttcctttcctttctttcaatCCAAACGGTGCCTAAAAGAAAATACAAGATGGTGCGACTAAAAGTTCATACCATTCCTATGGACTGTCAATTGCATCAAAACACGAACTTTGTCTATATAATGTGCACACTTTGTGACTGATTTCTGTCGAGTGCTTAGCCCATGATTGTTAGTGTTGCTTGTTGGATAGTTTACTCTCAGTAAAATACTTTGAGATTTTAGGCCATAGTATATACTTATGGCTTATAAGGTGCATTACTAAGACAAAAAATACCAATCAGCAACAACGGTAATATTGGGTTTAAATGATACAATACACTAGGATAATGTGCATTTTACCGACTTCATGAATGTGAAGAACTAAATATTATGTAttaattatttgttttttttttccggataTATTTGGCTTCAATTAGCGCTCAAACTCGAGATCTCACAAGTAGACAAAGAAACCATATTTTTTAGGTATGGTTTCTCTTTATTGCTAGAGTTGGTATCAAATGTACTTAGGAGACTGAGATACCTTAAACAACCTTAAGCCAGGGCTATGAGCTATAAAACAAGAAGAGGATGAACTACTAGAAGAAGAATATGGGCATAGTAGGGCTGTCAAATAAATTGAGTTGCTCGCAAATAGTTTGAGTCAAAACTCGATTCAAGTTAGGTCAACATCGAACTCGAATCGAGTTCGAGTTAACTGAGTTGAACTTGAGATCAAAGATACTTAACTCGTTAGTTCGCAAATCGACTcgattttatatatttatatttatattttttattttaatagtaaaattacatatatccttaatattttattatttgttaagaaacattactattttattcatttttaaaaatataaaataattattttttatttttttaaactcaaGCTTGAGCCCTACAATAAGAACTCGTTGATTTTgagtaggggtggcaattcgggtccaaatcaggttggcgggtcgggttcgggtcaacccgccagaaaatctgttgacccgaacccgacccgccaaaccgtaacgggtcaggtatgctgacccgaacccgaaaatttcaggttgacgggttgacccgaaatgacccgaaacttaattttaatttattaatttatcactgtaatttctaataaaatcaatttctcacaaaactaattacataatcaagtaataaaaatttaaataagtaatttcaaaccaaatctaaaataaattaaacaccgtaaaagtgttttatcccaaacaaaatataaaataaattaaaacagtataaaagtaaaaaataatataatatattatttgtccaaatataataatttcaacttcacacaaattaaataaagtcATTtatgattaagtaattaatgcctttgaaaaaaagaataacttaggttagttagataaaattatatttatatttattaaattatttttaatttgtaaacgggtcatatcgggtcatatcgggtcaccacgggttgacccgaaatcgacctgttttcttttcggattcatcgggtccaacccgattctgacccgaattcccaaaacctcaacccaaacccattaatttcgtgttaggttcgtgtcgtgttttcaggtcgtgtcgaaaattgccacccctaattttgagtttgataaaattaaatcaaaactcaactcaattaaacaaaaatttgactTGACTCAACTCGTTTACAAACCTAGATATAGAGTTACAATAGTGACAGGTTGTCgatgcctgtgcaataataaaacctgctcaaactaaaagtaatttctgtagataacggtaagcagggtcgaatccacagggactgggagtaattgttccttttcaaattcacagtgacaaaggGGAGTGTTTTTATATCAGGGGTGACAActcaactaaaagtaaaataataaaaataaaatagccaactagaaattaaaaaaacacaatttactaaaatcaaaggatctagccaaggaataacttcagcaatggttcacctaattgatcattgataagcaaaggcaattccaattatttactaataaataggttataactgccaaacaagcgatggcagtcagcccctccttactgtgtcggtgatcaaggtacgctcGTTAATCACTTCTTTAATTGGAAGaacaatcctaggtacgcccataagatttaatttcccaattgccttacgtattagaggagccctattctaatcaaataacgcactaccagggttatttcagattagcccgcgtatccccctgacacgaatctaatcgtgccagttgtcactatttcaagacaattaaacaattacgaatttaatGTCCTAATTGACAGTAGATTATCCAATCAATTAAccatccggatccaagacaatcaactaattaaatgaccataagcatagcaatcaaggaatatgcgaatactaataaataaaagaaaaaaattaaattaaatcgatcttaCAATTTGTAGGCGAGCCAGAGCCTTcgttatttcttgactagaatgaggaaattagttcatatttgatgaACTGAGTCCACACAACATTGAAGAGAAGCCAGCGGCCATGGTCCGTTGAAATTTAGCAGAATCCAACTCGTCTCAATATATTGAATGAATAGAAAAGCTACAAAAGTTCATAGTTTTCACTCCGTCTGGCGCACAACAATGAAGAAAAGACTACTAAAAGCAACTAAGGAAGAAAAGTCCAAGCCATGAATGGCTAAACTCCTGACATTCGTAAGTCCCAAGAGCTACTAAGAAGccaaagaaaagtcaaaggcaGCAAGTCTTCATTGTTCCTGCCATGCGTTTCCGTTctttggtcaaaagtctaaaaaggaagaagaaatctAATTCTAAGCTAGAAGCTGCTGCCCCTTCTTCTGCACCATTTTCTCTTATATCCTCCTGTTCCGTGCGGCGGCTCCAGGGAGAAGAACACTTTTGGCACAATGACCGAAAAGGGCTCATGTCCCTACTTCCCAAAAATGCCCTTTCGAGCcttctatttaattaatttcCCGATGATTGTCAAATTGGCCTTAATTGTAGTATTTTCATTCTACTtcctgaaataaatgtaaattacgaaaagtgagtagaatccaataattaattcacatcgggtcaggtaatagaaaaaattaataataaaataaatgataaaattgcaccCTATCAAATAGCTCTATGAATTACCGTAAGACATAGAGAATAGAGAGATTGGTACATATCCTCTTAATAGTTAATTCCCCTCGAGGCAACTCTGGTATGATTGAGCTAAAGCTCATTGTGCCTAGCAAAGGGGGTGTAAGTACAATGTTTTactcttttttccccttttttttttcttttcttcaaaagaGGATTAATACTGGTTCAATTTACATGGGTTCAAATACAATGTTTtacttgttcaaatggttctgcaaaatttatttttcaaaaccaatTATGGCAATCCAAGCTTTACTAGTTTTGGGCCCTAGATTCATTTTTCTCAGTTACGTAGACCACTGAAcagaactctttttttttccctattatttcatttttcttttgtgtgaaattttgACCACGAAATATAACTAGAAGCATCTGGACCTGTCCAAATTAAACACATCTAATAGTATGGATTACTGAATAAAAAGGAGCTTATGTATTTTGCTAATGAATTCAAAGGAATTCATACGCAGGGAGACAAACCAGTTTGAGATGGGgataaattaaaaaagaaaaattgaaaagggaGATATACCGccgttttattaatttttttttaatttggtaAGTCCTTTCTTTTTGAAAGGTTAGTTTGGTAAATCAACTCAAGTAATGAAGTAACAAAAGTGTAAACTTTACACTCTTTACAGTTAAAcagctccaaaaaaaaaaggtctgtTTGCTAAAGAATACAATCTAGCTCTCTAGGGTATACTTCTCATCAGCCATCATACTACTTCTGCTACTTTAATTGCTATAAGTTCATGCTGGTAAATGTATTTGCACCAAAGTCATATCCAAATATTTATTAGCTGAGTTAAAATGAAATATAAATGGTGCGATATTTTGGAGTTATGATTCTTTACTTTAGTGGAATATATTAGAATAGTTGGCCAAATAAAAGAAATCATTTGGGGTTATATATTGAAATCAGCAAATTTGCTGAAGAAAAATAGGTCCTTGCGAGTACGAAGCAACCACATGTTTCAGAAtcacaataaaatcacaaatatTCATTACTCAcaaataatatttatttatgttGTTCAACCTTTACAAACATTGCTTGTGAAACTAACAAGCATTAGCTTTATAATGACATAGCACACATTTATTCGTGCATCCATTTTAGAAGACACCATATATAGCAACTTCAAACACGCTAAATACTTAGAAGAtatgtctctctctctctctctctctctctctctctctctctctctctctctctctctctctctctctatatatatatatatatatagatggtTCAAGCATTTTTGATGTGATGAGATTCAATGTCTTCAACCATGTGAAGGAAAAAGTTGAGCAAGGTTCCTGGATGTGGGGTATCTTCCTTCAGCTTCTCATAGTCGAGAGTCCATGTAATCAAACTTTCTTTGTCACCAAGAACATCAACATGGTATATGATAGTGAAGGTCTTGTACAGCTCCATGAGATCTCCTTCAATCATCTTAAATAcgattgatttcttttcttcatttatgtCTTGAATAATCTGCTTTGCCACCCTATCTTTCCCGTCTgtaaaaatgaaaagtaaatcAATTACAGACTCTCCAATTCCTAGTCAACATGCTGGTAATCCAAAAACAAGGTTTGCGGAATTCTTTCTTTTCGGTTTTTAGGGATAGACAATACTATTCACACAACCAGGGAAGAATTCTCGTTGTGAAACATCTGGTATATCGCATAAAAAACTtgagaaaagcaaaagaaaaaaaattctgtagTATTAATTAATTGAATTCTTTACGAAGATGGACTTCCTTAATTAACCTCTGTAGTTTCCACAATCAGATTATTGTCTTCGTAtaaatactaataataatattaataaTACGGTTAATAGTAATAGATCTAGTCCGTTTTTCATTAAAACTTTTCCCGAGGCAGATATTAAGCTtttatcctttctttttcctggcAAATAAGTTAGATAACTAATTGTGTGCCAGTTCAAAGCAGGGAAAAACGGATGGAGAGAGTTTAAATCAACTTAGTCCAGAAGCTGACCAACACGCAACAAAAGCTAAATGaataaaggaaaaacaagaaaaactgcGGGGAAGAAAGAGCTTTGAATATTGATTCCATACCATGGGTATAATGCCAGCAGATTTTGGATCCAACAGTTCCAAGATCACCACCAAGCAAAGTAAACCCTTGAACTTTCTCAGGAGTCATGGTGGCAAGATGGTGTGGTCTTTTGCTGAAGACATCATGGAACACATCTCCAGCAGGGCCATGGATGTTAGTTTGACCAATCATTTTACCTTTgagccccatttttttttctgagaAACTGAGAAGGAAATGACCAAATACTGCTGCAGcaaaaaaatgcaaagaaatATTGAAGGAAGTCTCAGTTGTGGTCTGCTAGACTATCCCTCTGCTCCTTATATAGTATAGAACTGATGGGTGACTTCACCCCCCACCTCCACCCccaccctttcttttttttaattggggTCTATAAACCACGTAAGAGGAACCAATTATCTTCGCCGAAACTATCATTTTTTTCCCTAGTTCTGACATTGTTagaaacttctttttttttttttttaattcatgaGATGTTGTATTGGTACATCAGCCCTAATAAATGATACTCAGCATCCATTAAAATGTGATTATCCTCATTTTCTATTAATCTATAATCATATTACATCTATAGTTTTGCACTTAGGGTCAACAGACTCGAcatcattcatttttttaatgcCTACAACTAAGGTTTTCTTGTGGGCAacttaaattttattttaatcgaTATCTCTTAGTCTCATTTTTGCTTTACGACAAGAATACTTCACCAACATTGGATAGAATGAAGGCCATCCTTGACAAATTATTTTGGAGAGATCTACTTCTCTTGTCCATGGCAAAAACGACTCTCCAGTAATGACTCTTAGAAGTTGGTTAACACAATAAATGATATGAATTCATGAGTTTGGGATAGTTGGCAAGTAGGTTGCTAATGTCAATAGGAGATCGCAAGTTCGACTCCTGCACGTGGCGTCTTGAAAAACTCTAGTAAGATGCTCATCTCCGAATAAAAGTTAGACTTTACGGATGCTCCTTGGATCGAATCCGGATTAGTCTCACGAAGAGTGGGAATATTGGGTGCTTaaagcaaaataaataaataaataaatgatatcCTCTTCTTACATGGTTTGTGGTAGGTGATAACTGAGGCATACTATTACCAAATGGGAAATAAACTGATGCCATACCACTTCACATGATTCACACAACACATAAAATTTCTTAATTGTTTCCGGCACTTGGGCCATATTTCATGGGTTGGTCAACTTGGGATCCTTATCAAAGATTAATTGGCAGACAAGTTAAGGTCTTATTTGGATTACAGTTAtcttaagaattttttttacattttgtgTGAACACATTTATgaatcatatttttatttcatatatatcaaattattgcaacatatttttttttttacaaaaacttttaaaaatagTAGTCCGATTGGGTTCTTACCTATTTAAGACTTCGATGTTTcgctaccaaaaaaaaaaatacaattaaaAACTCGTCTTATGTGGATGCGGGGCACTGGTGAGTGAAGCAAGACCAACGCCGTGGTGTAATATGGGACATTGACttcaaaatttggaattcaaCTATCGAACATCAAATTAAGCTCATCCGGTCCAATCATTGTAAATTGGATGATTGTTTTGGTTCAACCGCACCAACACTTAACCCATTTTATGTGCGCTGAGGATGGCCCTCCCGACTCGGCCATATCGAGCTCAACCCTTTGTTATTTGGGATGGGTCGCCACAAGTCTTGGTTATCTCGGCTAGACATCGCATACGGATAATTGAGGTGACTCCCACATTCATTGGTACCTCGGATTGGTGCTGTGCTTGACACGACATCCAAAGTCTTATCAGAGAACTTGATACTTGCATGGCGGACAAGACATCTGATGGGACCTGTCTACTGCTCCATCTTGTCAAATCAGACTGGACATGCTTAGTCCCTGCCAGGTCCTAGGAAGTTGAAACCCACTATTCCTTCCTCCCACTTATCCCTTATAAATACTACTCCTTCTACTTCAGggggaggagaaaaaaaagagtaagGACTCTTCTATTTCCATTCCATTATTAACTTTCCAAGAAAACTAACTTAATCATCGAAGGTATCCCGGGGGAAAAAGCCCCGCCTAGTGTGTGTATCAGGAAAAGAACaccaccaaatcacctcaatcAGGAAGAGGAGGCATCTGGTCAGCTCGGCTTGATCATCCAGGAACAGTGTCTTCATGTATATATCAACTTTCTTTTCATAGGATGAAGACAAGTTTGCAGTAAATACCAAATACCCACCAGCTACACCTCACATCACCCGTTTTATGTAAatgaactttctttttttttaatggaatGAAAATAATTCGGGAATAAGTTTGCAGTAAATACCAAATACCCACCAACTGCACCTCGCATCACCCCGTTTTATGTatatcaacttttttttttaatggaatGGAAATAATTCAGGAATATGTATTAGTTTTCTTACGAGTTTCAATTGGATACTCCTTAAGACATCTAAAGTACACTAAAATTATCATGTGAAAATACATATTAACATTTATTATACCTCCTAAAttgcaacatttttttttttgaattagttatactttttcaaaaaaaaaaactaatatctAGTACTTTT
Encoded proteins:
- the LOC113717303 gene encoding kirola-like, which encodes MGLKGKMIGQTNIHGPAGDVFHDVFSKRPHHLATMTPEKVQGFTLLGGDLGTVGSKICWHYTHDGKDRVAKQIIQDINEEKKSIVFKMIEGDLMELYKTFTIIYHVDVLGDKESLITWTLDYEKLKEDTPHPGTLLNFFLHMVEDIESHHIKNA